One window of Candidatus Margulisiibacteriota bacterium genomic DNA carries:
- a CDS encoding M67 family metallopeptidase: MLTIGRKLIEEIYAHGFAEAPLEACGYLVGRDGVAAKYYPMTNTDQSAEHFSLDPQEQFAVAKDARQRGLQILAVAHTHPASPARPSPEDIRLAYDPHILYVIYSLLEPPVIKAFRIRQGAVSEEEIHAGA; the protein is encoded by the coding sequence ATGCTGACTATTGGCCGAAAATTAATCGAAGAAATTTACGCGCATGGTTTTGCCGAAGCGCCGCTGGAAGCCTGCGGCTATCTGGTCGGGCGGGACGGCGTGGCCGCTAAATACTATCCGATGACCAATACCGATCAGAGCGCCGAGCATTTTTCGCTTGACCCGCAGGAACAGTTCGCGGTGGCTAAGGACGCGCGGCAGAGAGGGCTGCAGATCCTCGCGGTGGCGCACACCCACCCGGCCAGTCCGGCGCGTCCTTCACCGGAAGATATTCGTCTGGCCTATGATCCCCATATTTTGTATGTGATCTATTCACTGCTGGAGCCGCCGGTTATCAAAGCTTTTCGCATCCGGCAGGGCGCGGTGAGCGAGGAGGAAATCCATGCCGGAGCTTGA
- a CDS encoding 4Fe-4S binding protein, whose amino-acid sequence MPELDTAELKKVGTIQQRDKEYFVLRLRLAGGNTNSADLRTVAEIASKYGRDAVHLSTRQGIEIPYVPADKVLEARQALEDAGLKMGACGPRIRVVVACQGKDICKWGIIDTKSIARRLDAEYFGQDTPHKFKFGVTGCPHNCAKASENDVGIMGGIRPEWQPENCTRCGLCVSVCPTQAIVQDGAKFTLNEEKCLYCSICTALCPQNSWRRKAEGYLLTIGGTMGKQQRLGDKLTGLLTDLETVYILIKKIVEYYRQNGRKRERFGQTIDRLGLARVREELLDGFSN is encoded by the coding sequence ATGCCGGAGCTTGACACCGCGGAGTTAAAAAAAGTCGGCACGATACAGCAGCGCGACAAGGAATATTTTGTGCTGCGTTTGCGGCTGGCCGGCGGCAACACCAATTCCGCCGATCTGCGGACGGTAGCGGAGATCGCCAGCAAATACGGCCGCGACGCTGTTCATCTTTCTACGCGGCAAGGTATAGAGATACCTTACGTGCCGGCGGACAAAGTTCTGGAGGCACGGCAGGCACTGGAAGATGCCGGACTCAAAATGGGCGCCTGCGGCCCGCGCATCAGAGTGGTGGTAGCCTGTCAGGGCAAGGATATCTGCAAATGGGGCATTATTGACACCAAATCTATCGCCCGCCGGCTCGACGCGGAATATTTCGGACAGGACACGCCGCATAAATTTAAATTTGGCGTGACGGGTTGTCCGCACAACTGCGCCAAGGCTTCGGAAAACGACGTCGGCATTATGGGCGGCATTCGGCCGGAATGGCAGCCGGAAAATTGCACGCGCTGCGGTCTATGTGTGAGCGTCTGTCCGACGCAGGCCATTGTTCAGGACGGCGCGAAATTTACGCTGAACGAGGAAAAGTGTCTTTATTGTTCTATCTGCACCGCGCTGTGTCCGCAAAACAGCTGGCGGCGCAAAGCCGAGGGGTATCTGCTGACCATCGGCGGCACGATGGGCAAACAGCAGCGTTTGGGCGATAAACTGACCGGCCTGCTGACCGACCTGGAAACAGTTTATATATTAATCAAAAAGATAGTGGAATATTACCGGCAAAACGGCCGCAAGCGTGAGCGTTTTGGCCAGACTATTGACCGCCTCGGTTTGGCGCGAGTGCGCGAGGAGCTGTTAGATGGATTTTCCAATTAG
- a CDS encoding sulfurtransferase TusA family protein: protein MDFPISKSLDLSGVTCPLNFVKTKAALAQIQSGEYLEVLLDEGEPLLNVPRSLKDEGHTIVRVTPQDTQFKLIVRKA, encoded by the coding sequence ATGGATTTTCCAATTAGTAAAAGTCTTGATCTAAGCGGCGTGACCTGCCCTTTAAATTTTGTCAAAACCAAAGCGGCTCTGGCGCAAATCCAATCCGGCGAATATTTGGAAGTGCTGCTGGATGAAGGCGAACCGCTGCTCAATGTGCCGCGCAGTCTTAAAGACGAAGGACATACTATAGTGCGGGTCACGCCACAGGACACACAGTTCAAACTGATCGTGCGCAAGGCTTAA
- a CDS encoding NAD(P)-dependent oxidoreductase, with the protein MFLPVGLNLKNKKILIVGAGAATAQKIRALKKYQARITLLAPEIKFPTRYKKLKKTYAPADLAGYALVYACTNDRKLNKQIAVDARRRNILVNVCDAPQYSDFISPAIYKRGIMSAAVFSDGRNVRRSLAWREKIGKIFQKG; encoded by the coding sequence ATGTTTCTGCCGGTCGGCCTAAATCTTAAAAACAAAAAAATTCTGATCGTGGGCGCGGGCGCGGCAACGGCGCAAAAGATCCGCGCCTTAAAAAAGTATCAGGCACGGATCACGCTGCTGGCGCCAGAGATAAAATTTCCGACGCGGTATAAAAAACTAAAAAAAACTTACGCGCCGGCGGATCTGGCTGGCTATGCTTTGGTCTATGCCTGCACTAATGACCGGAAATTAAATAAGCAAATCGCCGTGGACGCGCGCCGCCGGAATATTTTAGTTAATGTCTGTGATGCTCCGCAATATTCGGATTTTATTTCTCCCGCGATCTACAAACGGGGGATCATGAGCGCCGCGGTATTTTCCGACGGACGGAATGTGCGCCGCAGTCTGGCCTGGCGGGAGAAGATCGGTAAAATTTTTCAGAAAGGATAA